The genomic region AGCAATTCCATTTTGGAAAAACTAGTTAAAAACATAAAAGGGGGATGATTGCTCCAGTTGAGAGAAAATATGACTATTTTCACACCCTTTGGAAACTGAAAAACCAAACACTGTTAAGACACTTTAATCTACTTGTTTTAGACACTTTCTACATGTTCTTAAATAGTTGTGATTGAAGGACTGAATTTAAGTAACTTTAGAAGTGTAAACTACTATGATCGGATGCTTGCTTACACTGAatattgacatgcattaacatgaGCACTAAAAATTGAAATTAACAGGAAAAAGGACAAACACAATCAGGCTAAAAACATTCACACTAGAAGGCACTCACACAAGTAGCAACAAACAAAAAGAATCTATAAAAATGATTACATATTTACAGTTCAGAACTAAAAGGAGAAATTTGTGACTGTTAGATCAAATTGCTGGGACCTTCTCTGCAAAATTACTCTGCACTTATTTACAGTTCAAAGCTGAATACTTGTTTGCATTAATAGATAATTTACTCAAAATATTGAGTGCAGGTGCCTACAATCAAACCAAATGCAATGAAATCCAGCATCAAAGGACATGCGATGTACCTCAATGAAGATGAAGTTGATTTCCTTAACATATGGCTTTCTAATAGAGAAAACAATCCTGAAAACAAAAAAAGTTATCAAAAACATGCTTTCTTTAACTAGAGTCTTGACAAATAACAAAGTGGATCATACTCTTTTACTGAGCTACTTCAGGTGGTTCATACCGCTTTTAAACGGACCCGCACCAAgatgttattggatccacaccccaACTCTTTTCAACCCACACAGGCAAAGCAGCGAGAAAGGAGAAAAAGAACCCAGGCAATACTTTCCCATCTCTAATCTACTAACCACACACAATTAAAATGAAAATGACAAAAACCACTAAAATTACACTATAAAATCAACTAAAATTACACTAAGATTTACACTTTAAATACCGCTGTAAATCCAGTTTGAATCCACTGTAAAATCTACTACACTAAGAAAAACACTGAAAATACGGTAGGAATTACAGTGTAAATCCAGTAGGAATTACAGTATAAATCTACCTAGATTTACAATGTAAAATCGACCTGGAATTACATTGTAAATATAGTAGGAATTACAGTGTAAATCCAGTAGGAATTACAGTGTAAATATCTAGATTTACACTGTAAAATCGACCTAGAATTATAGTGTAAATATAGTAGGAATTACAGTGTAAATCCACTTAGAATTTCACTGTAAATCTACCTAGAATTACACTGTAAGAATTGCAGTTTTGAACAAGCCAACAAAAATGAACACTAACCAACAGTAAGGAAGTGCTAAAATTACTGTGTAAACTACTTTGTAAATTAGTGTGTGAACCCACTAAGAATTACTATGTAAGACCAATTAACATACAGTGTAATGCCACTGGGCATTACAGAGCAAAATCAACAAATAATTACACTACAACCCATCAGGGACTACAGTCAAAAAACTGGAAGAGGACATGACCGGAAATAAATCCACTTCATCATAGCAGCACATGCCCTGAGCGGGTACACACCCCATCTTTATCAAAGCCAGACTAGAAAAAAGCAGCTAAAAAGCATGGCCTAAGACTTTCTCAAAATCATGATCATCCATTTGACGTTCCTGCAGTTAACAGATGAAACAAATGAATGAACTAGAAAACTGGAACAAATAAGCTACcaaacaagaaataaaaaaaataaaagaaataaaaaatcaAATTAGAAATATAACCTCCGAATCTTGAAAAGGATCATCCTCAGCAAAATCATTGGGGACAAAAGGATCCCCATCTGAATCATCACAATCTTGAACACAAGCAGCATAAGTGCCCTTACCAAAAGCCTTCATGAGTCTCCCCATACTTTAATCTATAACCTAAATATGTACAAACACAAAGAAAAGGACAAAATGTCTGAGATGAAATGGCAAAAGggataaaacataaaaaaaatataAAGAAGAAATGCATTGATAGCATTTACAGTCTACATCTCTTTTATTTCACTACATAACCCACTAAGAATTACAGTGAAGAAATCCCATGCGAATTACAGTGGAAACCAACTGAGAATTACATTGTAAATACACTGTAATCACCCACTAAGAAAATACACTGGAATTCCGATGAAGATTACAGTGTACATCCAAATATAATTATAGTCTAAATCCTCAAGAAAATACACTGGAATCAGATGCATCACAAGAACATACAAACTAGCGGTGCATCATAAGAACAGTCACAATTCCTCTGCTACTCAATTAAAGTGTAAATTACACTGAATTTACACAGTAAAACCAACTATGAATTACACTGTAAATTTGCCGACAAATACATTGTAAATCCAAAACGCAATTCCACAATAAAAATTCAAGTGAATTACACTGTAATTCCACTAGCGAATACAGTGCAAATCCATGGCAATTACACTATAAATCAGCTATCAAATTACACTGTACATCACTGACAAATACACTGTAATTCCACTAACAAATACAGTGCAACCCCACTGACAAAAATACACTGCAATTAGGACATATACACTATTATTCCACTAGCAAATATAGTGCAAATACACTGAAATTACACTGTAAAATAACCGGGGATTACACTACAAATTGCTTTGGGTTTACACTACAAATATACTACCTATCCACAAGAAAATTACACTGGAAATCCAGTACGGATTACAGTGAAAATCAATGAAAATCCAATATAAATTACACTGAAAATCACTCTAAAAAACAATGGGGATTGCACTGTAAATCCAAAATAGAAATTACAGAGTAAACCACATACCCGCTAAACGATACCAGTGAAAAGAAATGGTCTAGGGATTAAAGACCAGGGAACAGAATACATCCGTTCAAATTGACAGAATACATCAGAGTACTACAACTAAGCAAGCCAGCCTCACATGAACAACTCGGACTCCAACATCCAATCAATTATAGATCAGCACATCGAACTGACACACATCCCAGCTACGGCAGCTACCGCGCTTAGCAGAACAATCAAACGCATCCCAGAAACGGTGCAACCTAAACAAATCTACACGGAAAAAAGCTGCGGGGGATGGATACAATCATCAAATCTGACAGACAAAACCAACTCCCTACCTAACAGATCACAAGAACAACAAAaagggaggagggggggggggactGAATCCGACGAACAAAATCGCCAGCGATGAAAATGGGGACGGATCGGTGCGTGGCCGAGAGATGCCGCAGATCCCGCCGGCAGGAACAGAAGGGAGGCGGAGGAAGCGGGGCAGCACGAGGGAGAGCGCGGACGAGTCACCACCAAAACACTGGATCGAGCGGTGAGGCGGAGCTCCAAATCGCCATGGCTATCTCTCTCTCGCTCGACTCTGTTCGGGGTTGCGTGTTCGGCTCGGAGGAGGAGGGTGACAGTGTCAACCACACAGACACGCGGGTTGCGATGGAAAAAATAACGGGTCAACCACACGGGCCCGATAAGTGAGACGAGACAAATAACAGGTCACACACACGAATCTTCACGCACAGATCGCAGGGCACAGAAAACGGATGAAGGCGAATTGTTTTCATCCGCATGTAAATTAGCAAATCCGTTTTCATATATTTTACTAGTAGTGTGTTAAGAAAAAACAAGCGCCACCGCTTTGCAGACCACGCGCGCGCCACTCCACGCTGCCTCCGCCGTCCAACCCTCCACCGCTTCCTCGCGCGCCACCTCACGGCAAAGCCGCGACGCGCCTCCCCTCCTTCGCCTCCACGTCTCCGCCCTCTCCCACACCTGTCTCCCTGTGAGCACCCACCCACGCCGTATATAACCACCATACCCACGCATGATCCATCCATGTCGATCGCAAGATTCAGCTGTACTACTCACCTAGCCACCCTACACACGCTCGGGGCAACGCGGCAGATAACCAGACGCCTTCTCGCCAAGATGAGCCAGGGGCAGCAGAGGAGGCCGTCGTCCGACCAAGcccaggcgggcggcggcgggcagggCCAGGGACAGGGAGGAGGCGCCGTCCGCTACGGCGACGTGTTCCCGGCCGTGACCGGCGGCCTCGCGCAGAAGCCCGTGGCGCCGCAGGACGCGGCCACGATGCAGTCAGCCGAGAACCTCGTGTTCGGGGAGACGATAAAGGGCGGCCCGGCGGCCACCATGCAGTCCGCGGCCATGCGCAACGAGCGCATGGGCGTGGTCGGCCACGACCAGGCCACGGACGCCACCGCCGAGCAGGGCGTCTCCGTCTCCGAGACCCGCGTCCCCGGCGGGCGCATCGTCACCGAGTTCGTCGCCGGACAGGCCGTGGGCCAGTACCTCGCGCCTGATGATGCCGCCGATGCAGGTGAAGCCGGTGGCGACGACACGAAGATAACTATTGGCGAGGCGCTGGAGGCGGCAGGTTACGCGGCGGGAGGCAGGCCGGTGGAGCGCAGCGACGCAGCGGCCATCCAGGCGGCCGAAGTGCGAGCCACCGGGCTGGACGTCAATATCCCTGGTGGCCTGGCCGCGCAGGCGCAGTCGGCCGCCGACGCCAACGTCTGGGCCGCGCGAGACGAGGAGAAGGCCAAGCTCGGCGACGTGCTCTCGGTATGTCTGTAGTATGTCCTGCACATCGACGCTACCAGTACACATATGCTTGAATCCTTTGATGTTACTGACTGCGATGGTCAACCTGGTGGTCGACCTGCGTGCACGCAGAATGCAACGGCGAAGCTGGTTGCGGACAAGGAGGTGGAGGCCGCCGACGCGGCGAGGGTGGCCTCGGCGGAGACCCGAAACAAGGACGACAAGACGGTGAGGCCGGGAGGGATAGCAGCGTCCGTGGCTGCGGCGGCGCGGCTCAACAAGCAGGGCGCATAGGCAGGCCTCTGCCGTGCGCGTACGTACGCGGCGTGTGCCAGTGGTTTGCGGGTGCAGGCCGCCGGCTGCTCGAGTTTAGCGTGCCCTTTTGCATGAAGTGGCACTCTCCTTCGTACCAGCGTCTGGTTCTCGTGCTTCTAGCTTTACCCGCTTCTTAGTTTCAGTAGTTCTAGTGCTTTTAGCTTAGTTGAAGTGTTTCTTGTGCTTCTAGCTTGGTTGAAGTCAAGTCTTCTCAAGCTTTTTGTAAAAATGTATAATAATTCCACTGCTATCTCAAGTCTTAAACTTCTTGTAATAATGTTATTTCACCAAATCGGAGGAGTACCTTTTCTTTATTTCCCTTCTTTGCTCGAGAACAAAAAAGTGCAAATTTTCATTTCCTTATTCCTTGAGAACAAAAAAGAGGGATGGCAGGAGGTGTTGCCCCGGCGTGGTCCGCGTCGCCCAACGTTGCTAGCCCCTGCAATGGCTCCCCGTCCAATCCCTGCTTGGCTGCACGGTAGATGTTGCAGATGCTTCGCTCCTGGGCATCGTGCGGCCAATTGTAGAGATCAGCTTCGGTGCTCCCGTTGCTTGGAGAATGGTCACCGTGCGAGTGGATGCCGCTTGGAGAATGGTCACCGTGCGAGTGGATGCCGCAATCCTTGGCGTCCTCTAAGTTCTTTGGCATGCCTTGCCATGTCGCCATTCCTCGGTTCCATGTGCCATCCTGCCATCCTGCTCTAGCTTCATGTGAATGCCGCAATCCTCGGTGTCCTTTAAGTTCTTTGGCATGCCTTGCCATATCGTCATTCCTCGGTTCCATGCGCCATTCTGCTCTAGCTTCATGTAAAGGTGCAATGAAATCCGTGCTCACCTCAATTCTTGGTGTCCTTTAAGTTCTTTGGCATGCCTTACCATATCGTCATTCCTCGGTTCCATGC from Triticum aestivum cultivar Chinese Spring chromosome 4A, IWGSC CS RefSeq v2.1, whole genome shotgun sequence harbors:
- the LOC123084873 gene encoding late embryogenesis abundant protein D-34, which translates into the protein MSIARFSCTTHLATLHTLGATRQITRRLLAKMSQGQQRRPSSDQAQAGGGGQGQGQGGGAVRYGDVFPAVTGGLAQKPVAPQDAATMQSAENLVFGETIKGGPAATMQSAAMRNERMGVVGHDQATDATAEQGVSVSETRVPGGRIVTEFVAGQAVGQYLAPDDAADAGEAGGDDTKITIGEALEAAGYAAGGRPVERSDAAAIQAAEVRATGLDVNIPGGLAAQAQSAADANVWAARDEEKAKLGDVLSNATAKLVADKEVEAADAARVASAETRNKDDKTVRPGGIAASVAAAARLNKQGA